Proteins from one Bos indicus x Bos taurus breed Angus x Brahman F1 hybrid chromosome 19, Bos_hybrid_MaternalHap_v2.0, whole genome shotgun sequence genomic window:
- the TMUB2 gene encoding transmembrane and ubiquitin-like domain-containing protein 2 isoform X1, with protein MISRHLQNNLMSVDPVSSQAMELSDVTLIEGVGNEVTVVAGVVVLILALVLAWLSTYVADSGSNPLLGTIVSAGDTSVLHLGHVDHLVAGQGTPEPTELPHPSEGNDEKAEEAGEGGGDPTGEPGAGGGVEPSLEHLLDIQGLPKRQAGPGNSSLEAPVRSEDSTCLPSSPSLISVRLKFLNDTEELAVARPEDTVGALKSKYFPGQESQMKLIYQGRLLQDPARTLRSLNITDNCVIHCHRSPPGSAVAGPSSSLAPSSATEPPNLGVSVGSLMVPVFVVLLGVVWYFRINYRQFFTAPATVSLVGVTVFFSFLVFGMYGR; from the exons ATGATTTCCCGTCATCTTCAAAACAAccttatgag TGTGGACCCAGTCAGCAGCCAGGCCATGGAGCTCTCTGATGTCACCCTTATTGAGGGTGTGGGTAATGAGGTGACTGTGGTGGCGGGTGTGGTGGTGCTCATTCTAGCCTTGGTCCTAGCTTGGCTCTCTACCTACGTAGCAGACAGTGGTAGCAACCCGCTCCTGGGCACTATTGTGTCAGCTGGCGACACATCCGTCCTTCACCTGGGGCATGTGGACCATCTGGTAGCGGGCCAAGGCACCCCAGAGCCAACTGAACTCCCCCATCCATCAGAGGGTAATGATGAGAAGGCTGAAGAGGCTGGCGAAGGTGGGGGGGACCCCACCGGGGAACCTGGAGCTGGGGGTGGTGTTGAGCCCAGCCTTGAGCATCTGCTTGACATCCAAGGCCTGCCCAAAAGACAAGCAGGCCCAGGAAACAGCAGTCTGGAGGCACCTGTGAGATCGGAGGATAGCACCTGCTTGCCTTCCAGCCCCAGCCTCATCAGTGTGCGGCTCAAATTCCTCAATGACACGGAGGAGCTCGCTGTGGCCAGGCCAGAGGATACTGTGGGTGCTCTGAAGAG TAAATACTTCCCTGGACAGGAGAGCCAGATGAAACTGATCTACCAGGGCCGCCTGCTGCAGGACCCAGCCCGCACACTGCGTTCCCTGAACATTACCGACAACTGTGTGATTCACTGTCACCGCTCACCCCCTGGGTCAGCTGTTGCAGGCCCGTCGAGCTCCCTGGCCCCCTCCtcagccactgagccacccaacCTCGGTGTCAGTGTGGGCAGCCTCATGGTGCCTGTGTTTGTGGTGCTGCTGGGTGTGGTCTGGTACTTCCGTATCAATTACCGCCAGTTCTTCACAGCACCTGCCACAGTCTCCCTGGTGGGGGTCACTGTCTTCTTCAGCTTCCTAGTATTTGGGATGTATGGACGATAA
- the TMUB2 gene encoding transmembrane and ubiquitin-like domain-containing protein 2 isoform X2 encodes MELSDVTLIEGVGNEVTVVAGVVVLILALVLAWLSTYVADSGSNPLLGTIVSAGDTSVLHLGHVDHLVAGQGTPEPTELPHPSEGNDEKAEEAGEGGGDPTGEPGAGGGVEPSLEHLLDIQGLPKRQAGPGNSSLEAPVRSEDSTCLPSSPSLISVRLKFLNDTEELAVARPEDTVGALKSKYFPGQESQMKLIYQGRLLQDPARTLRSLNITDNCVIHCHRSPPGSAVAGPSSSLAPSSATEPPNLGVSVGSLMVPVFVVLLGVVWYFRINYRQFFTAPATVSLVGVTVFFSFLVFGMYGR; translated from the exons ATGGAGCTCTCTGATGTCACCCTTATTGAGGGTGTGGGTAATGAGGTGACTGTGGTGGCGGGTGTGGTGGTGCTCATTCTAGCCTTGGTCCTAGCTTGGCTCTCTACCTACGTAGCAGACAGTGGTAGCAACCCGCTCCTGGGCACTATTGTGTCAGCTGGCGACACATCCGTCCTTCACCTGGGGCATGTGGACCATCTGGTAGCGGGCCAAGGCACCCCAGAGCCAACTGAACTCCCCCATCCATCAGAGGGTAATGATGAGAAGGCTGAAGAGGCTGGCGAAGGTGGGGGGGACCCCACCGGGGAACCTGGAGCTGGGGGTGGTGTTGAGCCCAGCCTTGAGCATCTGCTTGACATCCAAGGCCTGCCCAAAAGACAAGCAGGCCCAGGAAACAGCAGTCTGGAGGCACCTGTGAGATCGGAGGATAGCACCTGCTTGCCTTCCAGCCCCAGCCTCATCAGTGTGCGGCTCAAATTCCTCAATGACACGGAGGAGCTCGCTGTGGCCAGGCCAGAGGATACTGTGGGTGCTCTGAAGAG TAAATACTTCCCTGGACAGGAGAGCCAGATGAAACTGATCTACCAGGGCCGCCTGCTGCAGGACCCAGCCCGCACACTGCGTTCCCTGAACATTACCGACAACTGTGTGATTCACTGTCACCGCTCACCCCCTGGGTCAGCTGTTGCAGGCCCGTCGAGCTCCCTGGCCCCCTCCtcagccactgagccacccaacCTCGGTGTCAGTGTGGGCAGCCTCATGGTGCCTGTGTTTGTGGTGCTGCTGGGTGTGGTCTGGTACTTCCGTATCAATTACCGCCAGTTCTTCACAGCACCTGCCACAGTCTCCCTGGTGGGGGTCACTGTCTTCTTCAGCTTCCTAGTATTTGGGATGTATGGACGATAA
- the ATXN7L3 gene encoding ataxin-7-like protein 3 isoform X1, protein MPPLSSGQQGGEGRWQPLEVPWTHTNIPPQCVQPCCRPLCYEQSEHRLHKSSQMKMEEMSLSGLDNSKLEAIAQEIYADLVEDSCLGFCFEVHRAVKCGYFFLDDTDPESMKDFEIVDQPGLDIFGQVFNQWKSKECVCPNCSRSIAASRFAPHLEKCLGMGRNSSRIANRRIANSNNMNKSESDQEDNDDINDNDWSYGSEKKAKKRKSDKLWYLPFQNPNSPRRSKSLKHKNGFSVCTSASNTLPLLFSSSGELSNSDPFKYNNSTGISYETLGPEELRSLLTTQCGVISEHTKKMCTRSLRCPQHTDEQRRTVRIYFLGSSAVLPEVESSLDNDSFDMTDSQALISRLQWDGSSDLSPSDSGSSKTSENQGWGLGTNSSESRKTKKKKSHLSLVGTASGLGSNKKKKPKPPAPPTPSIYDDIN, encoded by the exons ATGCCACCATTAAGCTCTGGGCagcaaggtggggaggggaggtggcagCCGTTGGAGGTGCCTTGGACTCACACCAACATCCCCCCCCAATGTGTGCAGCCGTGTTGCCGCCCGCTGTGCTATGAGCAGTCAGAGCACCGTCTCCACAAGAGTTCACAAATGAAAATGGAGGAAATGTCTTTGTCTGGCCTGGATAACAGCAAACTAGAG GCCATCGCTCAGGAGATATACGCGGACCTGGTTGAGGATTCTTGTTTGGGATTCTGCTTTGAGGTACACCGGGCTGTCAAGTGTGGCTACTTCTTCCTGGACGACACGGACCCTGAGAGCATGAAGGATTTTG AGATCGTGGACCAGCCGGGTTTGGACATCTTTGGACAGGTTTTCAACCAGTGGAAGAGCAAGGAGTGTGTTTGCCCCAATTGCAGCCGCAGCATTGCCGCCTCCCGTTTTGCTCCCCACCTGGAGAAGTGCCTAGGAATGGGTCGGAACAGCAGCCGAATCGCCAACCGCCG GATTGCCAATAGCAACAACATGAACAAGTCAGAGAGTGACCAAGAGGATAATGATGACATCAATGACAACGACTGGTCCTATGGCTCAGAGAAGAAAG ccaagaagagaaaatcagacAAG CTATGGTATCTCCCATTCCAGAACCCCAATTCCCCTCGAAGATCCAAgtctttaaaacacaaaaatg GGTTCTCTGTCTGTACCTCTGCATCAAACACCcttccccttcttttttcttcttcaggggaacttagCAATTCGGATCCTTTTAAG TATAACAACTCAACTGGGATCAGCTACGAGACCCTGGGGCCGGAGGAGCTGCGCAGCCTGCTCACCACG CAATGTGGGGTGATTTCTGAACACACCAAGAAGATGTGCACAAG GTCCCTACGCTGCCCCCAGCATACAGATGAGCAGCGGAGAACCGTGCGGATTTATTTCCTCGGATCCTCAGC TGTCCTTCCAGAGGTCGAGAGTTCCCTGGATAATGACAGCTTCGACATGACTGACAGCCAGGCCCTGATCAGCCGGCTTCAGTGGGACGGCTCCTCTGATCTCTCACCCTCTGATTCAGGCTCCTCCAAGACGAGTGAGAATCAGGGGTGGGGTCTAG GTACCAACAGTTCTGAGTCACggaaaaccaagaaaaagaaatcccatcTGAGCCTGGTAGGGACTGCCTCCGGCCTGGGCTCCAACAAGAAGAAAAAGCCAAAGCCACCGGCGCCCCCGACGCCCAGCATCTATGATGACATCAACTGA
- the ATXN7L3 gene encoding ataxin-7-like protein 3 isoform X3: MPPLSSGQQGGEGRWQPLEVPWTHTNIPPQCVQPCCRPLCYEQSEHRLHKSSQMKMEEMSLSGLDNSKLEAIAQEIYADLVEDSCLGFCFEVHRAVKCGYFFLDDTDPESMKDFEIVDQPGLDIFGQVFNQWKSKECVCPNCSRSIAASRFAPHLEKCLGMGRNSSRIANRRIANSNNMNKSESDQEDNDDINDNDWSYGSEKKAKKRKSDKLWYLPFQNPNSPRRSKSLKHKNGELSNSDPFKYNNSTGISYETLGPEELRSLLTTQCGVISEHTKKMCTRSLRCPQHTDEQRRTVRIYFLGSSAVLPEVESSLDNDSFDMTDSQALISRLQWDGSSDLSPSDSGSSKTSENQGWGLGTNSSESRKTKKKKSHLSLVGTASGLGSNKKKKPKPPAPPTPSIYDDIN, translated from the exons ATGCCACCATTAAGCTCTGGGCagcaaggtggggaggggaggtggcagCCGTTGGAGGTGCCTTGGACTCACACCAACATCCCCCCCCAATGTGTGCAGCCGTGTTGCCGCCCGCTGTGCTATGAGCAGTCAGAGCACCGTCTCCACAAGAGTTCACAAATGAAAATGGAGGAAATGTCTTTGTCTGGCCTGGATAACAGCAAACTAGAG GCCATCGCTCAGGAGATATACGCGGACCTGGTTGAGGATTCTTGTTTGGGATTCTGCTTTGAGGTACACCGGGCTGTCAAGTGTGGCTACTTCTTCCTGGACGACACGGACCCTGAGAGCATGAAGGATTTTG AGATCGTGGACCAGCCGGGTTTGGACATCTTTGGACAGGTTTTCAACCAGTGGAAGAGCAAGGAGTGTGTTTGCCCCAATTGCAGCCGCAGCATTGCCGCCTCCCGTTTTGCTCCCCACCTGGAGAAGTGCCTAGGAATGGGTCGGAACAGCAGCCGAATCGCCAACCGCCG GATTGCCAATAGCAACAACATGAACAAGTCAGAGAGTGACCAAGAGGATAATGATGACATCAATGACAACGACTGGTCCTATGGCTCAGAGAAGAAAG ccaagaagagaaaatcagacAAG CTATGGTATCTCCCATTCCAGAACCCCAATTCCCCTCGAAGATCCAAgtctttaaaacacaaaaatg gggaacttagCAATTCGGATCCTTTTAAG TATAACAACTCAACTGGGATCAGCTACGAGACCCTGGGGCCGGAGGAGCTGCGCAGCCTGCTCACCACG CAATGTGGGGTGATTTCTGAACACACCAAGAAGATGTGCACAAG GTCCCTACGCTGCCCCCAGCATACAGATGAGCAGCGGAGAACCGTGCGGATTTATTTCCTCGGATCCTCAGC TGTCCTTCCAGAGGTCGAGAGTTCCCTGGATAATGACAGCTTCGACATGACTGACAGCCAGGCCCTGATCAGCCGGCTTCAGTGGGACGGCTCCTCTGATCTCTCACCCTCTGATTCAGGCTCCTCCAAGACGAGTGAGAATCAGGGGTGGGGTCTAG GTACCAACAGTTCTGAGTCACggaaaaccaagaaaaagaaatcccatcTGAGCCTGGTAGGGACTGCCTCCGGCCTGGGCTCCAACAAGAAGAAAAAGCCAAAGCCACCGGCGCCCCCGACGCCCAGCATCTATGATGACATCAACTGA
- the ATXN7L3 gene encoding ataxin-7-like protein 3 isoform X6, protein MKMEEMSLSGLDNSKLEAIAQEIYADLVEDSCLGFCFEVHRAVKCGYFFLDDTDPESMKDFEIVDQPGLDIFGQVFNQWKSKECVCPNCSRSIAASRFAPHLEKCLGMGRNSSRIANRRIANSNNMNKSESDQEDNDDINDNDWSYGSEKKAKKRKSDKNPNSPRRSKSLKHKNGELSNSDPFKYNNSTGISYETLGPEELRSLLTTQCGVISEHTKKMCTRSLRCPQHTDEQRRTVRIYFLGSSAVLPEVESSLDNDSFDMTDSQALISRLQWDGSSDLSPSDSGSSKTSENQGWGLGTNSSESRKTKKKKSHLSLVGTASGLGSNKKKKPKPPAPPTPSIYDDIN, encoded by the exons ATGAAAATGGAGGAAATGTCTTTGTCTGGCCTGGATAACAGCAAACTAGAG GCCATCGCTCAGGAGATATACGCGGACCTGGTTGAGGATTCTTGTTTGGGATTCTGCTTTGAGGTACACCGGGCTGTCAAGTGTGGCTACTTCTTCCTGGACGACACGGACCCTGAGAGCATGAAGGATTTTG AGATCGTGGACCAGCCGGGTTTGGACATCTTTGGACAGGTTTTCAACCAGTGGAAGAGCAAGGAGTGTGTTTGCCCCAATTGCAGCCGCAGCATTGCCGCCTCCCGTTTTGCTCCCCACCTGGAGAAGTGCCTAGGAATGGGTCGGAACAGCAGCCGAATCGCCAACCGCCG GATTGCCAATAGCAACAACATGAACAAGTCAGAGAGTGACCAAGAGGATAATGATGACATCAATGACAACGACTGGTCCTATGGCTCAGAGAAGAAAG ccaagaagagaaaatcagacAAG AACCCCAATTCCCCTCGAAGATCCAAgtctttaaaacacaaaaatg gggaacttagCAATTCGGATCCTTTTAAG TATAACAACTCAACTGGGATCAGCTACGAGACCCTGGGGCCGGAGGAGCTGCGCAGCCTGCTCACCACG CAATGTGGGGTGATTTCTGAACACACCAAGAAGATGTGCACAAG GTCCCTACGCTGCCCCCAGCATACAGATGAGCAGCGGAGAACCGTGCGGATTTATTTCCTCGGATCCTCAGC TGTCCTTCCAGAGGTCGAGAGTTCCCTGGATAATGACAGCTTCGACATGACTGACAGCCAGGCCCTGATCAGCCGGCTTCAGTGGGACGGCTCCTCTGATCTCTCACCCTCTGATTCAGGCTCCTCCAAGACGAGTGAGAATCAGGGGTGGGGTCTAG GTACCAACAGTTCTGAGTCACggaaaaccaagaaaaagaaatcccatcTGAGCCTGGTAGGGACTGCCTCCGGCCTGGGCTCCAACAAGAAGAAAAAGCCAAAGCCACCGGCGCCCCCGACGCCCAGCATCTATGATGACATCAACTGA
- the ATXN7L3 gene encoding ataxin-7-like protein 3 isoform X5: MKMEEMSLSGLDNSKLEAIAQEIYADLVEDSCLGFCFEVHRAVKCGYFFLDDTDPESMKDFEIVDQPGLDIFGQVFNQWKSKECVCPNCSRSIAASRFAPHLEKCLGMGRNSSRIANRRIANSNNMNKSESDQEDNDDINDNDWSYGSEKKAKKRKSDKLWYLPFQNPNSPRRSKSLKHKNGFSVCTSASNTLPLLFSSSGELSNSDPFKYNNSTGISYETLGPEELRSLLTTQCGVISEHTKKMCTRSLRCPQHTDEQRRTVRIYFLGSSAVLPEVESSLDNDSFDMTDSQALISRLQWDGSSDLSPSDSGSSKTSENQGWGLGTNSSESRKTKKKKSHLSLVGTASGLGSNKKKKPKPPAPPTPSIYDDIN; encoded by the exons ATGAAAATGGAGGAAATGTCTTTGTCTGGCCTGGATAACAGCAAACTAGAG GCCATCGCTCAGGAGATATACGCGGACCTGGTTGAGGATTCTTGTTTGGGATTCTGCTTTGAGGTACACCGGGCTGTCAAGTGTGGCTACTTCTTCCTGGACGACACGGACCCTGAGAGCATGAAGGATTTTG AGATCGTGGACCAGCCGGGTTTGGACATCTTTGGACAGGTTTTCAACCAGTGGAAGAGCAAGGAGTGTGTTTGCCCCAATTGCAGCCGCAGCATTGCCGCCTCCCGTTTTGCTCCCCACCTGGAGAAGTGCCTAGGAATGGGTCGGAACAGCAGCCGAATCGCCAACCGCCG GATTGCCAATAGCAACAACATGAACAAGTCAGAGAGTGACCAAGAGGATAATGATGACATCAATGACAACGACTGGTCCTATGGCTCAGAGAAGAAAG ccaagaagagaaaatcagacAAG CTATGGTATCTCCCATTCCAGAACCCCAATTCCCCTCGAAGATCCAAgtctttaaaacacaaaaatg GGTTCTCTGTCTGTACCTCTGCATCAAACACCcttccccttcttttttcttcttcaggggaacttagCAATTCGGATCCTTTTAAG TATAACAACTCAACTGGGATCAGCTACGAGACCCTGGGGCCGGAGGAGCTGCGCAGCCTGCTCACCACG CAATGTGGGGTGATTTCTGAACACACCAAGAAGATGTGCACAAG GTCCCTACGCTGCCCCCAGCATACAGATGAGCAGCGGAGAACCGTGCGGATTTATTTCCTCGGATCCTCAGC TGTCCTTCCAGAGGTCGAGAGTTCCCTGGATAATGACAGCTTCGACATGACTGACAGCCAGGCCCTGATCAGCCGGCTTCAGTGGGACGGCTCCTCTGATCTCTCACCCTCTGATTCAGGCTCCTCCAAGACGAGTGAGAATCAGGGGTGGGGTCTAG GTACCAACAGTTCTGAGTCACggaaaaccaagaaaaagaaatcccatcTGAGCCTGGTAGGGACTGCCTCCGGCCTGGGCTCCAACAAGAAGAAAAAGCCAAAGCCACCGGCGCCCCCGACGCCCAGCATCTATGATGACATCAACTGA
- the ATXN7L3 gene encoding ataxin-7-like protein 3 isoform X4: protein MPPLSSGQQGGEGRWQPLEVPWTHTNIPPQCVQPCCRPLCYEQSEHRLHKSSQMKMEEMSLSGLDNSKLEAIAQEIYADLVEDSCLGFCFEVHRAVKCGYFFLDDTDPESMKDFEIVDQPGLDIFGQVFNQWKSKECVCPNCSRSIAASRFAPHLEKCLGMGRNSSRIANRRIANSNNMNKSESDQEDNDDINDNDWSYGSEKKAKKRKSDKNPNSPRRSKSLKHKNGELSNSDPFKYNNSTGISYETLGPEELRSLLTTQCGVISEHTKKMCTRSLRCPQHTDEQRRTVRIYFLGSSAVLPEVESSLDNDSFDMTDSQALISRLQWDGSSDLSPSDSGSSKTSENQGWGLGTNSSESRKTKKKKSHLSLVGTASGLGSNKKKKPKPPAPPTPSIYDDIN from the exons ATGCCACCATTAAGCTCTGGGCagcaaggtggggaggggaggtggcagCCGTTGGAGGTGCCTTGGACTCACACCAACATCCCCCCCCAATGTGTGCAGCCGTGTTGCCGCCCGCTGTGCTATGAGCAGTCAGAGCACCGTCTCCACAAGAGTTCACAAATGAAAATGGAGGAAATGTCTTTGTCTGGCCTGGATAACAGCAAACTAGAG GCCATCGCTCAGGAGATATACGCGGACCTGGTTGAGGATTCTTGTTTGGGATTCTGCTTTGAGGTACACCGGGCTGTCAAGTGTGGCTACTTCTTCCTGGACGACACGGACCCTGAGAGCATGAAGGATTTTG AGATCGTGGACCAGCCGGGTTTGGACATCTTTGGACAGGTTTTCAACCAGTGGAAGAGCAAGGAGTGTGTTTGCCCCAATTGCAGCCGCAGCATTGCCGCCTCCCGTTTTGCTCCCCACCTGGAGAAGTGCCTAGGAATGGGTCGGAACAGCAGCCGAATCGCCAACCGCCG GATTGCCAATAGCAACAACATGAACAAGTCAGAGAGTGACCAAGAGGATAATGATGACATCAATGACAACGACTGGTCCTATGGCTCAGAGAAGAAAG ccaagaagagaaaatcagacAAG AACCCCAATTCCCCTCGAAGATCCAAgtctttaaaacacaaaaatg gggaacttagCAATTCGGATCCTTTTAAG TATAACAACTCAACTGGGATCAGCTACGAGACCCTGGGGCCGGAGGAGCTGCGCAGCCTGCTCACCACG CAATGTGGGGTGATTTCTGAACACACCAAGAAGATGTGCACAAG GTCCCTACGCTGCCCCCAGCATACAGATGAGCAGCGGAGAACCGTGCGGATTTATTTCCTCGGATCCTCAGC TGTCCTTCCAGAGGTCGAGAGTTCCCTGGATAATGACAGCTTCGACATGACTGACAGCCAGGCCCTGATCAGCCGGCTTCAGTGGGACGGCTCCTCTGATCTCTCACCCTCTGATTCAGGCTCCTCCAAGACGAGTGAGAATCAGGGGTGGGGTCTAG GTACCAACAGTTCTGAGTCACggaaaaccaagaaaaagaaatcccatcTGAGCCTGGTAGGGACTGCCTCCGGCCTGGGCTCCAACAAGAAGAAAAAGCCAAAGCCACCGGCGCCCCCGACGCCCAGCATCTATGATGACATCAACTGA
- the ATXN7L3 gene encoding ataxin-7-like protein 3 isoform X2, with protein sequence MPPLSSGQQGGEGRWQPLEVPWTHTNIPPQCVQPCCRPLCYEQSEHRLHKSSQMKMEEMSLSGLDNSKLEAIAQEIYADLVEDSCLGFCFEVHRAVKCGYFFLDDTDPESMKDFEIVDQPGLDIFGQVFNQWKSKECVCPNCSRSIAASRFAPHLEKCLGMGRNSSRIANRRIANSNNMNKSESDQEDNDDINDNDWSYGSEKKAKKRKSDKNPNSPRRSKSLKHKNGFSVCTSASNTLPLLFSSSGELSNSDPFKYNNSTGISYETLGPEELRSLLTTQCGVISEHTKKMCTRSLRCPQHTDEQRRTVRIYFLGSSAVLPEVESSLDNDSFDMTDSQALISRLQWDGSSDLSPSDSGSSKTSENQGWGLGTNSSESRKTKKKKSHLSLVGTASGLGSNKKKKPKPPAPPTPSIYDDIN encoded by the exons ATGCCACCATTAAGCTCTGGGCagcaaggtggggaggggaggtggcagCCGTTGGAGGTGCCTTGGACTCACACCAACATCCCCCCCCAATGTGTGCAGCCGTGTTGCCGCCCGCTGTGCTATGAGCAGTCAGAGCACCGTCTCCACAAGAGTTCACAAATGAAAATGGAGGAAATGTCTTTGTCTGGCCTGGATAACAGCAAACTAGAG GCCATCGCTCAGGAGATATACGCGGACCTGGTTGAGGATTCTTGTTTGGGATTCTGCTTTGAGGTACACCGGGCTGTCAAGTGTGGCTACTTCTTCCTGGACGACACGGACCCTGAGAGCATGAAGGATTTTG AGATCGTGGACCAGCCGGGTTTGGACATCTTTGGACAGGTTTTCAACCAGTGGAAGAGCAAGGAGTGTGTTTGCCCCAATTGCAGCCGCAGCATTGCCGCCTCCCGTTTTGCTCCCCACCTGGAGAAGTGCCTAGGAATGGGTCGGAACAGCAGCCGAATCGCCAACCGCCG GATTGCCAATAGCAACAACATGAACAAGTCAGAGAGTGACCAAGAGGATAATGATGACATCAATGACAACGACTGGTCCTATGGCTCAGAGAAGAAAG ccaagaagagaaaatcagacAAG AACCCCAATTCCCCTCGAAGATCCAAgtctttaaaacacaaaaatg GGTTCTCTGTCTGTACCTCTGCATCAAACACCcttccccttcttttttcttcttcaggggaacttagCAATTCGGATCCTTTTAAG TATAACAACTCAACTGGGATCAGCTACGAGACCCTGGGGCCGGAGGAGCTGCGCAGCCTGCTCACCACG CAATGTGGGGTGATTTCTGAACACACCAAGAAGATGTGCACAAG GTCCCTACGCTGCCCCCAGCATACAGATGAGCAGCGGAGAACCGTGCGGATTTATTTCCTCGGATCCTCAGC TGTCCTTCCAGAGGTCGAGAGTTCCCTGGATAATGACAGCTTCGACATGACTGACAGCCAGGCCCTGATCAGCCGGCTTCAGTGGGACGGCTCCTCTGATCTCTCACCCTCTGATTCAGGCTCCTCCAAGACGAGTGAGAATCAGGGGTGGGGTCTAG GTACCAACAGTTCTGAGTCACggaaaaccaagaaaaagaaatcccatcTGAGCCTGGTAGGGACTGCCTCCGGCCTGGGCTCCAACAAGAAGAAAAAGCCAAAGCCACCGGCGCCCCCGACGCCCAGCATCTATGATGACATCAACTGA